In Zymoseptoria tritici IPO323 chromosome 7, whole genome shotgun sequence, a single genomic region encodes these proteins:
- a CDS encoding Ca2+-modulated nonselective cation channel polycystin: TQTQTSVLPASTTTVLVTSVRDGTTVTSTSLSIQPAQTQTIERTTTAVSTSLSIQPASTRDVTSTLVSTRDVTTTQPANNVFLGRPAPFTTCDNQGVQYEAVVNDQPGHVNNAYTAYNPAYLKATSQGGTNQRIYNIGTHTTFAGFVTTCPNNAASNVTFYNSPTPYSCQQFSLNHRGYFYIYATGVWTFTATLVDDAFIFWGGWFARKGWTKANSDISSWFTYGPGNGRGSVSLTLTAGTYLPVRVVFGQAVGGAGFNLNITDPSGAVALDTRTVSSPYLVRFSCDGQAPPYNYDFGQEI, from the exons ACACAGACCCAAACTTCGGTACTTCCGGCGAGCACTACAACCGTTCTCGTCACATCCGTAAGGGACGGAACTACGGTGACTAGCACAAGTCTCTCCATTCAACCTGCCCAGACACAGACTATCGAGAGGACCACAACTGCTGTCAGTACAAGCTTATCAATCCAACCAGCTTCAACTAGAGACGTCACAAGCACACTCGTATCGACCAGGGACGTGACAACTACGCAGCCAGCTA ACAACGTCTTCCTTGGTCGCCCGGCGCCGTTCACGACGTGTGACAATCAGGGCGTACAATACGAAGCGGTCGTCAACGATCAGCCAGGACATGTCAACAACGCATACACCGCCTACAACCCGGCATACCTCAAAGCCACTTCTCAAGGCGGAACCAACCAACGGATATACAACATCGGCACTCACACCACCTTCGCCGGATTTGTCACGACTTGTCCCAACAATGCCGCCTCGAACGTTACCTTCTACAACAGCCCGACCCCGTACTCCTGCCAGCAATTCTCTCTCAACCATCGTGGATATTTCTATATATACGCCACCGGAGTCTGGACATTCACGGCCACGTTGGTGGATGATGCGTTCATTTTCTGGGGTGGTTGGTTCGCTCGGAAAGGCTGGACAAAGGCAAATTCGGACATTTCGAGCTGGTTCACATATGGACCAGGAAATGGTCGCGGAAGCGTCAGTCTGACATTGACTGCTGGGACGTACCTCCCAGTACGAGTCGTCTTTGGACAAGCCGTGGGCGGTGCAGGATTCAATCTCAACATCACAGACCCAAGCGGTGCTGTGGCGTTGGATACGAGAACCGTGTCATCGCCGTATCTGGTACGATTTTCATGTGACGGACAGGCGCCGCCGTATAATTACGATTTTGGGCAAGAGATTTAG